The Sphingobacterium bambusae genome includes a window with the following:
- a CDS encoding HlyD family efflux transporter periplasmic adaptor subunit, giving the protein MIWNLLKLRPKSRDNSKRSEEVSDIIDRMPTAFSKWVALTIITLTILLFIFGWFIKYPDIATGQIKINSNISPVKLPAHTSGKLEILGVKPQDTIYEGDYLAVIQNSANTDDVRKILSLIHSFDPNTPEQFSRAALYFPERVSLGELNMKYYSFLSSLKSLIDYSDDNIYEQQYRGLNESIIWRKKILEESDSALNISNENLKISEKWLSKYSSLNKDIVTTYDFEIDKSRLDLLSARQNKQNLIKDITLIEMQITENENSLSQLAVERREKERQLHLDLLASYHELSDQLKKWEQTYVLKSPFDGQVEFLKFWSNNQFVQAGEEVFGIVPKESLVLGQVFLPATGAGKVRIGSTVSIKLDDYPYAEFGSIKGIVRSISLITNELKTAQSNINTYLVTVDMPDGLVTNYGDKLDFKYEIGGQADIIVKDRRLIERLFDNIKFNSK; this is encoded by the coding sequence ATGATCTGGAACCTGTTAAAGTTACGACCGAAGTCGAGGGATAACTCAAAGCGAAGCGAGGAGGTTAGTGACATCATCGATCGAATGCCTACGGCATTTAGTAAGTGGGTCGCCCTAACTATTATTACACTAACAATTTTGCTGTTTATTTTTGGATGGTTCATCAAATACCCCGACATAGCAACTGGCCAAATTAAAATTAACTCGAATATATCTCCGGTTAAGTTGCCTGCACATACATCTGGTAAGTTAGAGATCTTAGGTGTTAAGCCACAAGATACTATATACGAAGGAGATTATTTAGCAGTTATACAAAATTCGGCGAATACTGATGACGTACGGAAAATATTGTCTCTAATTCATAGTTTCGATCCGAATACCCCGGAACAATTTTCCCGAGCCGCGCTGTATTTTCCAGAAAGGGTTTCTCTAGGAGAGTTGAATATGAAATACTATTCCTTTCTTTCATCCTTAAAGAGCCTGATCGATTACTCTGATGACAATATTTATGAGCAACAGTACCGTGGTTTGAACGAAAGTATTATCTGGAGAAAAAAGATACTCGAGGAGAGTGATAGTGCTTTGAATATTTCAAATGAAAATCTAAAAATATCAGAAAAGTGGTTAAGTAAGTATTCCTCATTAAACAAAGATATTGTCACGACCTATGACTTTGAAATAGATAAAAGTCGCCTCGATCTGCTATCTGCGAGACAGAACAAGCAAAACCTAATAAAAGATATTACACTAATTGAAATGCAGATTACAGAGAATGAAAATAGTTTATCCCAACTAGCTGTAGAACGCAGAGAGAAAGAAAGACAGCTCCATTTAGATTTGCTAGCATCCTATCATGAGCTAAGTGATCAATTAAAGAAATGGGAACAAACATATGTGTTGAAATCCCCCTTCGACGGACAGGTAGAGTTTTTAAAGTTCTGGTCGAATAATCAGTTTGTTCAGGCCGGGGAAGAAGTATTCGGGATTGTACCCAAGGAAAGTTTGGTGCTTGGACAAGTTTTTCTTCCTGCTACTGGAGCAGGAAAAGTGAGAATCGGAAGCACTGTATCAATAAAATTGGATGATTACCCGTATGCGGAATTTGGTTCAATAAAGGGAATAGTAAGGTCAATATCCTTAATAACCAATGAATTGAAGACAGCACAAAGTAATATCAATACGTACCTAGTAACTGTTGATATGCCCGATGGTTTAGTAACGAACTATGGCGACAAGTTGGATTTTAAATATGAGATAGGAGGACAAGCGGACATCATAGTAAAAGATAGGAGGCTTATTGAGAGACTATTTGACAACATAAAATTTAATTCGAAATAA
- a CDS encoding TolC family protein: protein MRFLLLVWVAAYFCNSCVYSQNKKNISLFECIDIAADSSLQAFIAKNYYQGGYWEYRAYKAARLPSLSFKTIPVQYNRSIVRRYDFIDNVDVYRVQQSLYSSGGAILSQNLDLTGGTFFVDSELGFIQNYGSNGNRQYNAVPIRIGYSQAIWGFNGFRWERKIAPLKFEKEKKLFLYRQQEIAENTVNYFFNYAQAQKEYELALENSLSADTLYSIGLERQKISAISGADVLALKLEKITAQNTLESVEIALKDAKFAFVTFLNLDRSKEYSLDLPKNIDEIIIPIDNALQYIQDNNPDYLGYQQEILEAESEVERSRKSIFDASVSASVGFNQVATNLSGAYYNPLRQDIVAVSVTVPVLDWGLRKGRINMAKSNLDVKRLSVQQKKQSIEQELISTVNFFYNQKRLLGSAHEVLSLANDAYQINKQRFIVGRTDMTTLTLSLNRYREAQRYYINSLTHYWTSYYKIKKMTLYDFKKRENLSVLLKSEITNF, encoded by the coding sequence ATGAGATTTTTACTGTTAGTGTGGGTGGCCGCTTATTTTTGTAACTCATGTGTTTATTCTCAAAATAAAAAAAACATAAGTTTATTCGAATGCATAGACATTGCCGCAGACAGCTCCTTGCAAGCATTCATTGCTAAAAATTATTACCAAGGAGGTTATTGGGAGTACCGGGCATATAAAGCTGCTCGATTACCATCTCTTTCATTTAAAACAATTCCTGTACAATATAACCGAAGCATTGTTCGGCGCTATGATTTTATAGATAATGTTGATGTTTACCGGGTTCAGCAATCACTATACTCATCAGGTGGAGCCATCCTTAGTCAAAATTTAGATTTAACAGGAGGTACATTTTTCGTTGATTCTGAGTTAGGATTTATACAAAATTACGGAAGTAATGGAAATAGGCAATACAATGCTGTTCCAATTCGGATAGGTTATTCACAAGCAATTTGGGGATTTAATGGTTTTAGGTGGGAGCGTAAAATTGCACCTCTTAAATTTGAAAAAGAAAAAAAGTTATTTCTGTATCGTCAACAGGAAATAGCAGAAAATACAGTGAACTATTTTTTTAACTACGCGCAAGCGCAAAAAGAATATGAGCTAGCATTGGAAAATTCGTTATCAGCAGACACTTTATACAGTATTGGTTTAGAGCGTCAAAAAATATCGGCGATATCAGGTGCAGATGTTTTAGCGCTTAAGCTTGAAAAAATTACAGCGCAAAACACTCTCGAAAGTGTGGAAATAGCACTGAAAGATGCAAAATTCGCATTCGTAACATTTTTGAACCTTGATAGGAGTAAGGAGTATTCACTGGATCTACCAAAAAATATTGACGAGATCATTATTCCGATAGATAATGCGTTACAATATATTCAGGATAACAATCCAGATTATTTAGGCTATCAACAGGAGATACTGGAGGCAGAGAGTGAGGTGGAAAGAAGTCGTAAGTCAATTTTCGATGCAAGCGTATCAGCGAGTGTTGGTTTTAACCAAGTGGCGACCAACCTTTCCGGAGCGTATTATAATCCTCTTCGGCAAGATATAGTTGCGGTTAGTGTCACTGTTCCGGTTTTGGATTGGGGCTTGAGGAAGGGAAGAATAAATATGGCCAAAAGCAATCTAGATGTTAAAAGGCTATCCGTACAACAAAAGAAACAAAGCATTGAGCAGGAATTAATTTCAACTGTTAATTTTTTTTATAATCAGAAGAGGCTTCTTGGTTCGGCACACGAAGTGTTATCGTTAGCAAATGATGCCTACCAAATTAATAAGCAGCGTTTTATAGTTGGCCGGACGGATATGACCACGTTAACTCTTTCCTTGAACCGTTACAGAGAAGCTCAAAGATACTATATAAATTCGCTCACCCACTATTGGACAAGTTATTATAAAATAAAAAAAATGACGCTTTATGATTTTAAAAAGCGTGAAAACTTATCAGTCTTATTAAAAAGCGAAATAACCAATTTTTAA
- the glf gene encoding UDP-galactopyranose mutase: MGKQDYDYLLVGAGLFNAIFANEAAKLGKKCLVVEKREHIGGNLYCENIEGINVHKYGAHIFHTSNKGIWQYMNELCEFNNYINSPLANYKNKLFNLPFNMNTFSRLWGLNTPEEAKQKIEQQRLKIENPKNFEEQALSLVGTDIYKMLIKGYTEKQWGLDARLLPAFIIKRIPIRFTYNNNYFNDTYQGIPKGGYNSIFEKCFKDCDIRLNVDFMENKDLMKLASKTIFTGMIDQYYAYCYGQLEYRSLNFEHEILSTDNFQGNAVINFTEREIPYTRILEHKHFEFGTQPKTVITKEFSIEWRVGLEPYYPINTAVNQKRFAQYEKLAKKEQNLYFGGRLGEYKYYDMDKTVEAALQLFKEMNGEVKL, encoded by the coding sequence ATGGGAAAACAAGATTATGACTATTTACTTGTAGGAGCAGGTTTGTTTAATGCGATTTTTGCTAACGAAGCCGCCAAATTAGGAAAAAAATGTCTCGTAGTTGAAAAACGTGAGCATATTGGTGGCAATCTTTATTGCGAAAACATAGAGGGAATAAATGTGCATAAATATGGAGCTCATATATTTCACACAAGTAATAAAGGGATTTGGCAGTATATGAATGAATTGTGCGAATTCAACAACTATATTAATTCCCCTTTAGCAAATTACAAAAACAAGTTGTTCAATCTGCCTTTCAACATGAATACGTTTAGCCGTCTTTGGGGATTAAATACGCCTGAAGAGGCGAAGCAAAAAATTGAACAACAGAGGTTGAAAATCGAAAATCCTAAAAATTTTGAAGAGCAGGCGCTTTCACTAGTTGGCACTGATATTTATAAAATGCTAATAAAAGGTTATACAGAAAAGCAGTGGGGATTAGATGCCAGACTATTGCCGGCATTTATTATTAAGCGTATTCCAATTCGATTTACGTATAATAATAATTACTTTAACGATACATACCAAGGTATACCGAAAGGCGGATATAATTCCATTTTTGAAAAATGCTTTAAAGATTGTGATATCCGTCTGAATGTCGATTTTATGGAGAACAAAGATTTGATGAAACTGGCCAGTAAAACAATTTTTACTGGAATGATAGATCAGTATTACGCTTACTGCTATGGGCAACTTGAGTATCGTTCTCTTAATTTTGAACATGAAATTTTGAGTACAGATAATTTTCAAGGCAATGCTGTAATAAACTTTACAGAAAGAGAGATTCCTTACACTCGCATATTAGAGCACAAGCATTTTGAGTTTGGTACGCAGCCCAAGACTGTTATCACTAAAGAATTTTCTATAGAATGGAGAGTAGGTTTAGAACCTTATTATCCTATTAATACTGCCGTTAATCAAAAGAGATTTGCACAGTATGAAAAGCTTGCTAAGAAGGAGCAAAATCTTTATTTTGGTGGTCGGTTGGGTGAATATAAGTATTATGATATGGATAAAACTGTAGAGGCTGCATTACAATTATTTAAGGAAATGAATGGCGAAGTCAAGTTGTGA
- a CDS encoding helix-turn-helix domain-containing protein has protein sequence MLSQRTDESTAKQWLRSAEVRKMLGISPGTLQNLRVNGTLPYRKIGGSMFYARQDIERMMKGGSVNG, from the coding sequence ATGCTTAGCCAACGCACTGATGAATCTACTGCAAAACAATGGCTGCGCAGTGCCGAGGTCCGCAAGATGCTGGGCATCTCACCGGGCACGCTCCAAAACCTGCGGGTGAACGGAACATTGCCCTACCGCAAGATCGGCGGAAGCATGTTCTATGCTAGACAGGACATTGAACGGATGATGAAAGGAGGTTCTGTCAATGGCTAG